One segment of Pseudobythopirellula maris DNA contains the following:
- a CDS encoding lysylphosphatidylglycerol synthase transmembrane domain-containing protein, producing MSAPAAKTSRKGAAAALVKVAKLLCGLTLLGVLAWQAQAHDSFARLVREPKRWDFLLGAVAITAAAMLVSFQRWRLVARAAGVEMSVLEALRLGSLGFAMNFIALGSVGGDVFKAAFLAKRQPGKGPAAVASVLLDRALGLFTMLAYASVAAAAAGCLSYQSGMPEAAVGVGRGAAIGLAIGAVGVAIALLTPTRWIARVAAATELRLGASAANLLRTWLECRSRGATMAAALAMNLFGQALLILGFYCVARGLPLAVPGLLEHFVIAPLGLIAAALPISPNGLGTTEAAVELLYRALGDGATGSETVGATSGVVAGNGALVAFGHRLTLMLLGGLAGLYYFTAPAARVAMATESAE from the coding sequence ATGTCCGCCCCCGCCGCCAAAACATCCAGAAAAGGGGCGGCGGCCGCATTGGTAAAAGTCGCGAAACTCTTGTGCGGGCTGACGCTGCTCGGCGTGCTGGCCTGGCAGGCGCAAGCACACGACTCGTTCGCTCGGCTGGTCCGTGAGCCGAAGCGGTGGGATTTTCTCCTCGGCGCCGTGGCGATCACCGCCGCGGCGATGCTGGTCAGCTTCCAGCGGTGGCGTTTGGTAGCGCGGGCCGCCGGGGTCGAGATGAGTGTGCTCGAGGCGTTGCGGCTCGGTTCGCTCGGCTTTGCGATGAATTTCATCGCCCTGGGCAGCGTGGGGGGCGACGTGTTCAAGGCGGCGTTTCTCGCCAAGCGCCAGCCGGGCAAGGGGCCCGCTGCCGTGGCGAGCGTGTTGCTCGATCGGGCCCTGGGGCTCTTCACCATGCTCGCCTACGCCAGCGTCGCGGCAGCGGCGGCGGGCTGCCTCTCTTACCAAAGCGGCATGCCCGAAGCCGCCGTCGGGGTCGGTCGCGGCGCCGCGATCGGGTTGGCGATTGGCGCGGTGGGCGTGGCGATCGCTTTGCTGACTCCCACGCGGTGGATCGCCCGCGTGGCCGCCGCTACCGAACTCCGGCTGGGGGCCAGCGCGGCCAACCTGCTGAGGACCTGGCTGGAGTGCCGGTCGCGCGGCGCCACGATGGCGGCCGCGTTGGCGATGAACCTCTTCGGCCAGGCGCTGCTGATTTTAGGTTTCTACTGCGTCGCCCGCGGCTTGCCGCTCGCCGTGCCAGGCTTGCTCGAGCACTTTGTGATCGCCCCCCTTGGGCTGATCGCCGCGGCGCTGCCGATCTCGCCCAACGGGCTCGGCACGACCGAGGCGGCGGTCGAGCTGCTTTATCGGGCCCTGGGCGACGGGGCGACCGGCTCCGAGACGGTGGGCGCCACGAGCGGCGTGGTCGCGGGCAACGGCGCGTTGGTGGCCTTCGGCCATCGCTTGACACTGATGCTGCTCGGCGGCCTGGCCGGCCTGTATTACTTCACGGCGCCCGCCGCGCGGGTGGCGATGGCGACCGAATCGGCCGAGTGA
- a CDS encoding DUF362 domain-containing protein yields the protein MSQQAKPNAPCVSRRTAMKVGGLAAAGLVAGPALRMLGVGAEPVFVASGQRYDRGLETTIRDGLMAVGVRPDSLAGKRVLLKPNLVEPSRLIPHMTTHPAMIVATAEVFRGWGAKVTVGEGPGHVRDTETALIESGVGEALADAGLVFRDLNYERVGWRRNRGRFSKLPGLYLPESVLEADLVVSMPKMKTHHWVGMTCSMKNLYGVIPGIKYGWPKNVLHHNGIPQTVADINATLPRVIGVVDGVDCMEGDGPILGSRKHMGLVAVGANPAALDATVARIMGLAPERINYLALARRRLGPLSEARIEQRGEDWRGLVDPFKVLDKPHLQKLRAEGGELVS from the coding sequence ATGAGCCAGCAAGCAAAGCCCAACGCCCCCTGCGTTTCGCGACGCACCGCAATGAAAGTCGGCGGCCTGGCCGCCGCCGGCCTGGTGGCGGGACCCGCGCTCCGCATGCTGGGCGTTGGCGCAGAGCCGGTGTTCGTCGCCAGCGGTCAACGCTACGACCGCGGCCTCGAGACGACGATCCGCGACGGCCTGATGGCCGTCGGCGTGCGTCCCGATTCACTCGCCGGCAAGCGGGTGCTGCTCAAGCCGAACCTGGTTGAGCCGTCACGTTTGATACCGCACATGACCACCCACCCCGCGATGATTGTCGCCACGGCCGAGGTCTTCCGCGGCTGGGGCGCCAAGGTCACGGTGGGCGAGGGCCCCGGGCACGTGCGCGACACCGAGACGGCGCTGATCGAGTCGGGAGTCGGCGAGGCGCTCGCCGACGCCGGCCTCGTGTTCCGCGACCTCAACTACGAGCGGGTCGGCTGGCGACGCAACCGCGGCCGCTTCAGCAAGCTGCCAGGGCTCTACTTGCCCGAGAGCGTGCTCGAGGCCGACCTCGTCGTCTCGATGCCGAAGATGAAGACCCACCACTGGGTCGGCATGACCTGCTCCATGAAGAACCTGTACGGCGTCATCCCCGGCATCAAATACGGTTGGCCCAAGAACGTTTTGCACCACAACGGCATCCCCCAAACGGTGGCCGACATCAACGCCACGCTGCCGCGCGTGATCGGCGTGGTGGACGGCGTCGACTGCATGGAGGGCGACGGCCCGATCCTCGGCAGCCGCAAGCACATGGGCCTCGTGGCGGTGGGCGCCAACCCCGCGGCGCTCGACGCCACCGTGGCGCGGATCATGGGGCTCGCCCCCGAGCGGATCAACTACCTGGCGCTGGCGCGTCGTCGGCTCGGGCCGCTGAGCGAGGCCCGCATCGAGCAGCGTGGCGAAGACTGGCGCGGCCTGGTCGACCCGTTCAAGGTGCTCGACAAGCCGCACCTGCAGAAGCTCCGCGCCGAGGGGGGCGAGCTCGTCAGCTGA
- a CDS encoding Flp family type IVb pilin: protein MKKFAKKVQQFLVSEDGPTAVEYAVMLALIVIVCLTAIRSIGTNASATFTDVAGQLGSAS from the coding sequence ATGAAGAAGTTCGCGAAGAAGGTTCAACAGTTCCTGGTCTCCGAAGACGGCCCCACGGCTGTCGAGTACGCGGTGATGCTGGCGCTCATTGTGATCGTCTGTCTCACGGCGATCCGGTCGATCGGCACCAACGCCTCGGCTACGTTTACTGACGTCGCCGGACAGTTGGGATCGGCCAGCTGA
- the cpaB gene encoding Flp pilus assembly protein CpaB produces the protein MKPKTLMLLALALGCGLVASIGISQVMEANSKRPAAQLETTPIFVALHNINLGDPIEASMVSLQEWPKDRIPPGSVTLLENLEGRRPRTVIVAGMPILDAQLLAQGEFADPIVNIPDGYRLSTISVNAEKSAAGLLSPGDRVDIQLYVSANQRNGIAETMTRLILQNIRVFAVEQAVQRTAEGAESKNIPKTVSLLVTPEQASKLDLAQNLGELSLIPRNPNDEGASKIIEITAADLLGTGSSKNTRKKEQNRDAAPGIDKKGGFLSSMVGLIRKAADDRPPFSMEVVEADTVREVLFDPITGRAIRSDEDDQSPRLDRMPTQPSSFDAPGTSGADTIKTQGQEIDFPIDFGDAG, from the coding sequence ATGAAACCCAAAACTCTCATGTTGCTGGCGCTGGCGCTCGGCTGTGGCCTGGTGGCCTCGATCGGCATCAGCCAGGTGATGGAAGCCAATTCCAAACGCCCGGCCGCTCAGCTCGAGACCACGCCGATCTTTGTCGCTCTGCACAATATCAACCTCGGCGACCCGATCGAGGCGAGTATGGTGTCGCTGCAGGAGTGGCCCAAGGACCGCATCCCGCCCGGCTCGGTGACGCTGCTCGAAAACCTCGAGGGACGCCGCCCGCGCACGGTGATCGTGGCCGGCATGCCGATCCTCGACGCCCAGCTGCTAGCCCAGGGCGAGTTTGCCGACCCGATCGTCAACATCCCCGATGGCTACCGCCTGTCGACCATTTCGGTCAACGCCGAGAAGAGCGCCGCCGGTCTGCTGAGCCCGGGCGACCGGGTCGACATCCAGCTGTACGTTTCCGCGAACCAGCGGAACGGCATCGCGGAGACGATGACCCGGCTGATCCTGCAGAACATCCGCGTGTTCGCCGTCGAGCAGGCCGTGCAACGCACGGCCGAGGGCGCCGAATCGAAGAACATCCCCAAGACGGTCTCGTTGCTGGTGACCCCGGAGCAGGCGAGCAAGCTCGACTTGGCCCAAAACCTGGGCGAGCTGAGCCTGATCCCGCGCAACCCGAACGACGAGGGCGCCTCGAAGATCATCGAGATCACGGCCGCCGACCTGCTCGGCACCGGCTCCTCGAAGAACACCCGTAAGAAAGAGCAGAACCGCGACGCGGCCCCCGGCATCGACAAGAAGGGCGGCTTCCTGTCGTCGATGGTCGGATTGATCCGGAAAGCGGCCGACGACCGGCCGCCGTTCTCCATGGAAGTCGTCGAGGCCGACACGGTCCGTGAGGTGCTGTTCGATCCGATCACTGGCCGCGCGATCCGCAGCGATGAAGACGACCAATCCCCGAGACTCGATCGGATGCCGACGCAGCCGTCGTCGTTCGACGCGCCCGGGACTTCGGGCGCAGACACGATCAAGACCCAAGGCCAAGAGATCGATTTTCCGATCGATTTTGGCGACGCCGGCTGA
- a CDS encoding A24 family peptidase has protein sequence MLDPAYLLDSVVANWPIWFVTITLVVAAVIDGLQLKVPNWITFPMIVSGWVYCTTLGPYAGWEGLLYSLVGTAVGLLLLLPAYAIGGMGAGDVKLMAGIGAWVGVTVTVWSFAFTAVIGGLIALGMVFFKKRWDKHHGQFWHIWNEILTVKDPEKLAAIAKERKPTMMLLPYGIPIAIGTIAYFAWADMLLA, from the coding sequence ATGCTCGACCCCGCCTACCTGCTCGATTCCGTCGTGGCCAACTGGCCGATCTGGTTCGTCACGATCACGCTCGTCGTGGCCGCGGTGATCGATGGGCTGCAATTGAAAGTGCCCAACTGGATCACCTTCCCGATGATCGTCAGCGGCTGGGTCTACTGCACGACCCTGGGTCCCTACGCCGGCTGGGAAGGGCTGCTTTACAGCCTCGTCGGCACGGCCGTGGGCCTGTTGCTGCTGCTGCCCGCCTACGCGATCGGCGGCATGGGCGCCGGCGACGTGAAGCTGATGGCCGGCATCGGCGCCTGGGTCGGCGTGACGGTCACCGTCTGGTCGTTCGCCTTCACCGCCGTGATCGGCGGCTTGATCGCCCTCGGCATGGTCTTCTTCAAGAAGCGTTGGGACAAGCACCACGGACAGTTCTGGCACATCTGGAACGAGATCCTCACCGTCAAAGACCCCGAAAAGCTCGCTGCTATCGCCAAGGAGCGCAAGCCCACGATGATGCTGCTGCCGTACGGGATCCCGATCGCCATCGGCACGATCGCCTACTTCGCCTGGGCCGACATGCTGCTCGCCTGA
- a CDS encoding type II and III secretion system protein family protein, with the protein MYDRTHRRPTLRTLVLLALGALLVLPGDLQAAPATITNPGTLIRKIASSNEQLEITTNSSRILTLGKKIPRVQVNNPELLSVTPLSATQVQISAKKAGVTQVNLWDEDDQIYTVDVFIYGDVRELENALKTQFPNSSIRVYRYSNSLVLTGFIDRPDYVDPIRELAEDYAPKVINNISVGGVQQILLKVKVYEVSRTHLRQLGVDWAQVSSSGAYAVNGVSGVVTSVTSTGGATTITDAANATFEFGVTNGNNQLFGYLNALNQKNLVKVLAEPNIVAISGRPAQFNEGGELPIIVPQSLGNVSIEYKPYGTQIDFLPIVLGNGKVRLEVRPRISEVDESRSITLNGTEVPALTVRQVDTAVEMRAGQTLAIAGLIQQRSNALHRGLPFFSDIPILGVPFRRVSEESNEIELLILVTPEFVDALEPHEVPPCGPGMGTMSPSDEQLYLNGNIEAPNYCNQCGPNGCYDNCCNNRMGGGMGNCGADGCGVGGPPNGNYPVMGYPNGAHPNGAYQSGTPQMAPGYESHGPVEVINPYKEAPVESSLMPGEAIQTPAAAINGPNAANQQPVTPLASEAESSAGDAPQGPSLGVVAPGAAYSTARRPQFSRPAANAYGDVDGSGSGLIGPVGYDDN; encoded by the coding sequence ATGTACGATCGCACCCACAGGCGCCCGACCCTCCGCACCCTGGTGCTGCTGGCCCTCGGCGCTCTGCTCGTGTTGCCCGGCGACCTCCAAGCGGCGCCGGCGACGATCACCAACCCGGGCACGCTGATCCGCAAGATCGCCAGCTCCAACGAGCAGCTGGAGATCACCACCAATTCGAGCCGCATCCTGACGCTCGGCAAGAAGATCCCACGGGTGCAGGTCAACAACCCCGAGCTGCTGAGCGTGACGCCGCTCTCGGCGACGCAGGTGCAGATCTCGGCCAAGAAGGCCGGCGTCACGCAGGTCAACCTGTGGGACGAGGACGACCAGATCTACACGGTCGACGTGTTCATCTACGGCGACGTCCGCGAGCTGGAAAACGCTCTGAAGACGCAGTTCCCCAACTCCTCGATCCGCGTTTACCGCTACAGCAACAGCCTGGTGCTCACCGGCTTCATCGACCGGCCCGACTACGTCGACCCGATCCGCGAGCTGGCCGAGGACTACGCCCCCAAGGTGATCAACAACATCTCCGTGGGCGGCGTGCAGCAGATCCTGCTGAAGGTGAAGGTTTACGAAGTCTCACGCACGCACCTGCGTCAACTCGGCGTCGACTGGGCCCAGGTCTCGAGCAGCGGCGCCTACGCCGTGAACGGCGTGAGCGGCGTGGTGACGAGCGTCACCTCGACAGGGGGCGCCACGACGATCACCGACGCGGCAAACGCCACCTTCGAGTTCGGCGTGACGAACGGCAACAATCAGCTGTTTGGCTACCTCAACGCCCTGAATCAGAAGAACCTGGTCAAGGTGCTCGCCGAGCCGAACATCGTGGCCATCAGCGGCCGACCGGCCCAATTCAACGAAGGCGGCGAGCTGCCGATCATCGTGCCCCAGAGCTTGGGCAACGTGTCGATCGAGTACAAGCCTTACGGCACGCAGATCGACTTCCTGCCGATCGTGCTGGGCAACGGCAAGGTGCGTCTCGAGGTTCGACCTAGGATCAGTGAGGTCGACGAATCGCGCTCGATCACCCTCAACGGCACCGAGGTCCCGGCCCTCACGGTGCGGCAAGTCGACACGGCTGTCGAGATGCGAGCCGGCCAGACGCTGGCGATCGCCGGCCTCATCCAGCAGCGCAGCAACGCTCTGCACCGCGGCCTGCCGTTCTTCTCGGATATCCCGATCCTCGGCGTGCCTTTCCGCCGGGTGTCGGAAGAATCGAACGAGATCGAGTTGCTGATCCTTGTCACGCCCGAGTTCGTCGACGCGCTGGAGCCGCACGAAGTGCCGCCCTGCGGGCCTGGCATGGGCACGATGTCCCCCAGCGACGAGCAGCTCTACCTGAACGGCAACATCGAGGCTCCCAACTACTGCAACCAGTGCGGCCCGAACGGTTGCTACGACAACTGCTGCAACAACCGCATGGGCGGCGGCATGGGCAACTGCGGCGCCGACGGATGCGGCGTGGGCGGCCCCCCCAACGGGAACTACCCCGTGATGGGTTACCCCAACGGGGCCCACCCAAACGGGGCCTACCAGAGCGGCACGCCGCAGATGGCGCCGGGCTACGAGTCCCACGGGCCCGTCGAAGTGATCAATCCCTACAAGGAGGCGCCCGTCGAGTCGTCCCTCATGCCGGGCGAGGCGATCCAAACGCCTGCGGCCGCGATCAATGGCCCCAATGCGGCCAACCAGCAGCCCGTGACGCCGCTGGCGTCGGAGGCCGAGTCGTCCGCCGGCGATGCGCCCCAGGGCCCCAGCCTGGGGGTGGTAGCCCCCGGGGCGGCCTACAGCACCGCTCGTCGGCCGCAATTCAGTCGCCCCGCCGCCAACGCTTACGGCGACGTCGACGGCTCGGGATCGGGCCTGATCGGTCCTGTCGGTTATGACGACAACTGA